In Silene latifolia isolate original U9 population chromosome X, ASM4854445v1, whole genome shotgun sequence, the following proteins share a genomic window:
- the LOC141619786 gene encoding uncharacterized protein LOC141619786 isoform X1 — MSNSNGGVSSSTSRVSIPNSMKKTILNIKEIAKNHSQEDIYAMLKECSMDPNETVQRLLHLDTFHQVKSKRGKKNEVVKSRPGEDSRWKPNHHVRGPRGARVNTSSQYSSSDTGGRLSNSTRKENGGEEVREKGLRNPPAPVVKKVDTVQPHHVEKPLPVPMNALVKMPNGNLGGGHDFNPDRKDTTATGASFESLLTRTPRASAEHVPSASNPVLVLLDDSLIPMAVDGTKQEASAHGPVDSGLGRTDSTSNSHPNQSDSRNVDKSPTSPSMVQTEVYKPENVLRDLPATENNHGTDRISVVKPSSPWGVGPLQGVEDGNSKLVKVRFYQGQHVIIPDHIQVPDAVKNALSFGSINASFGVKENHLKNEDIENLHSTADVAPGKAMENLSLCDKDAASPAMQAEHTDNKQPQSDLPDENPPIDSQVSSSDNNHGQPKDGSLPAVGPPFPVIQTTPSYSFGFMPPMLANTLLQPERFESQAHLSSSLSEGSATVSSPSLTPPLTQSSGVGQASVTPQQIPLFRQPYPPIHIPYGHYLSPFYVPPNMHQYYGHTAFPPPPPTSNVFLPPPSATAATKTTSAHYKPGVNAGNQAPNGVPAGYGVYNSSQAAMTSGIPTTSGDLMPTVSKDNYMYSGQQSEGSTVWLPTPGRDPASFPLNSFLSHFPPQGHQGPFAVYHTLQPMPTLAPGLPLLQQSQPVIGPVDSVGPPSNGYQSHINWNM; from the exons ATGAGCAATAGCAATGGCGGTGTTTCTTCTTCAACTTCTAGGGTTTCGATCCCAAACAGCATGAAAAAAACTATCTTAAACATCAAAGAGATCGCTAAAAACCATAGCCAGGAGGACATCTATGCTATGCTTAAGGAGTGTTCTATGGATCCTAATGAAACTGTTCAACGCCTCCTTCATCTCG ATACATTTCACCAGGTTAAAAGTAAGCGCGGCAAGAAAAATGAG GTTGTGAAGAGCAGACCAGGTGAAGATTCTAGGTGGAAACCTAATCATCATGTGCGAGGGCCTAGGGGTGCTCGAGTTAACACTTCTTCTCAGTATAGCTCTAGTG ATACTGGAGGTCGGTTGAGTAATTCCACTAGGAAAGAAAATGGAGGGGAAGAAGTTAGAGAAAAAGGTTTGAGGAACCCACCTGCTCCTGTTGTAAAGAAAGTAGATACTGTTCAGCCACATCATGTGGAGAA ACCATTGCCTGTTCCGATGAACGCGCTAGTAAAGATGCCTAATGGTAATCTAGGCGGTGGGCATGATTTCAATCCCGATCGAAAAGATACCACAGCCACAGGTGCTAGTTTTGAAAGTTTATTAACTAGAACTCCCAGGGCTAGTGCTGAACATGTTCCCTCTGCTTCAAATCCCGTGCTAGTGCTCTTGGATGATTCCTTGATTCCTATGGCAGTTGATGGCACTAAACAGGAAGCAAGTGCTCACGGACCTGTTGATTCTGGTCTGGGTAGGACTGATTCTACAAGCAATAGTCATCCGAATCAATCTGACTCTCGAAATGTGGATAAATCTCCAACATCCCCATCAATGGTTCAGACAGAAGTTTACAAACCTGAAAATGTTTTGAGAGACTTGCCTGCGACTGAGAATAATCACGGTACTGACAGAATCTCTGTTGTTAAGCCTTCCTCACCTTGGGGTGTTGGCCCACTGCAAG gTGTGGAGGACGGAAACTCAAAACTAGTAAAGGTGAGATTCTATCAGGGCCAACATGTCATCATTCCTGATCACATTCAGGTCCCAGATGCTGTTAAGAATGCGTTAAGTTTTGGTAGCATTAATGCAAGTTTTGGAGTCAAAGAAAACCATCTAAAAAATGAAGACATTGAGAACTTACACTCTACTGCGGATGTAGCTCCTGGCAAAGCTATGGAAAACTTGTCTTTATG TGATAAAGATGCAGCATCTCCTGCAATGCAAGCAGAGCACACAGATAATAAACAGCCCCAATCAGATTTGCCTGATGAAAATCCTCCCATAGATAGCCAAGTTTCCTCTTCTGATAATAATCATGGTCAGCCGAAGGACGGTAGTTTGCCTGCGGTGGGCCCACCCTTTCCAGTCATTCAAACTACTCCTAGCTATAGCTTTGGTTTCATGCCTCCCATGCTCGCGAATACCCTTTTGCAACCTGAACGATTTGAGTCTCAAGCTCACCTCTCAAGTTCGCTG AGTGAAGGTTCGGCAACAGTTTCTTCTCCATCATTAACGCCGCCTCTAACACAGTCTTCTGGTGTAGGGCAGGCATCTGTGACTCCACAGCAAATTCCTTTATTTCGCCAACCCTATCCTCCTATTCATATTCCTTACGGCCACTATTTGTCTCCTTTTTATGTGCCACCCAATATGCATCAATATTATGGCCACACTGCATTCCCCCCTCCTCCCCCAACTAGCAATGTGTTTCTACCTCCACCCTCCGCTACAGCAGCAACAAAAACTACTTCTGCACATTATAAACCAGGAGTCAATGCTGGAAATCAAGCTCCTAATGGAGTGCCAGCTGGTTATGGGGTCTACAACTCTTCTCAGGCAGCTATGACATCTGGAATTCCGACCACAAGTGGAGATCTTATGCCTACTGTTTCTAAGGACAACTATATGTACTCAGGGCAGCAG AGTGAAGGTTCAACCGTCTGGCTTCCTACACCAGGCCGGGACCCAGCTAGCTTCCCACTGAACTCATTCTTAAGCCACTTTCCTCCACAAGGACATCAAGGTCCCTTTGCTGTTTATCACACCCTGCAACCTATGCCCACTTTAGCACCCGGTCTTCCACTTCTCCAGCAGTCTCAACCAGTGATTGGACCAGTCGACTCAGTGGGGCCACCTTCCAACGGTTATCAGTCACACATCAATTGGAACATGTAG
- the LOC141619786 gene encoding GBF-interacting protein 1-like isoform X2 has product MSNSNGGVSSSTSRVSIPNSMKKTILNIKEIAKNHSQEDIYAMLKECSMDPNETVQRLLHLDTFHQVKSKRGKKNEVVKSRPGEDSRWKPNHHVRGPRGARVNTSSQYSSSDTGGRLSNSTRKENGGEEVREKGLRNPPAPVVKKVDTVQPHHVEKPLPVPMNALVKMPNGNLGGGHDFNPDRKDTTATGASFESLLTRTPRASAEHVPSASNPVLVLLDDSLIPMAVDGTKQEASAHGPVDSGLGRTDSTSNSHPNQSDSRNVDKSPTSPSMVQTEVYKPENVLRDLPATENNHGTDRISVVKPSSPWGVGPLQGVEDGNSKLVKVRFYQGQHVIIPDHIQVPDAVKNALSFGSINASFGVKENHLKNEDIENLHSTADVAPGKAMENLSLCDKDAASPAMQAEHTDNKQPQSDLPDENPPIDSQVSSSDNNHGQPKDGSLPAVGPPFPVIQTTPSYSFGFMPPMLANTLLQPERFESQAHLSSSLASVTPQQIPLFRQPYPPIHIPYGHYLSPFYVPPNMHQYYGHTAFPPPPPTSNVFLPPPSATAATKTTSAHYKPGVNAGNQAPNGVPAGYGVYNSSQAAMTSGIPTTSGDLMPTVSKDNYMYSGQQSEGSTVWLPTPGRDPASFPLNSFLSHFPPQGHQGPFAVYHTLQPMPTLAPGLPLLQQSQPVIGPVDSVGPPSNGYQSHINWNM; this is encoded by the exons ATGAGCAATAGCAATGGCGGTGTTTCTTCTTCAACTTCTAGGGTTTCGATCCCAAACAGCATGAAAAAAACTATCTTAAACATCAAAGAGATCGCTAAAAACCATAGCCAGGAGGACATCTATGCTATGCTTAAGGAGTGTTCTATGGATCCTAATGAAACTGTTCAACGCCTCCTTCATCTCG ATACATTTCACCAGGTTAAAAGTAAGCGCGGCAAGAAAAATGAG GTTGTGAAGAGCAGACCAGGTGAAGATTCTAGGTGGAAACCTAATCATCATGTGCGAGGGCCTAGGGGTGCTCGAGTTAACACTTCTTCTCAGTATAGCTCTAGTG ATACTGGAGGTCGGTTGAGTAATTCCACTAGGAAAGAAAATGGAGGGGAAGAAGTTAGAGAAAAAGGTTTGAGGAACCCACCTGCTCCTGTTGTAAAGAAAGTAGATACTGTTCAGCCACATCATGTGGAGAA ACCATTGCCTGTTCCGATGAACGCGCTAGTAAAGATGCCTAATGGTAATCTAGGCGGTGGGCATGATTTCAATCCCGATCGAAAAGATACCACAGCCACAGGTGCTAGTTTTGAAAGTTTATTAACTAGAACTCCCAGGGCTAGTGCTGAACATGTTCCCTCTGCTTCAAATCCCGTGCTAGTGCTCTTGGATGATTCCTTGATTCCTATGGCAGTTGATGGCACTAAACAGGAAGCAAGTGCTCACGGACCTGTTGATTCTGGTCTGGGTAGGACTGATTCTACAAGCAATAGTCATCCGAATCAATCTGACTCTCGAAATGTGGATAAATCTCCAACATCCCCATCAATGGTTCAGACAGAAGTTTACAAACCTGAAAATGTTTTGAGAGACTTGCCTGCGACTGAGAATAATCACGGTACTGACAGAATCTCTGTTGTTAAGCCTTCCTCACCTTGGGGTGTTGGCCCACTGCAAG gTGTGGAGGACGGAAACTCAAAACTAGTAAAGGTGAGATTCTATCAGGGCCAACATGTCATCATTCCTGATCACATTCAGGTCCCAGATGCTGTTAAGAATGCGTTAAGTTTTGGTAGCATTAATGCAAGTTTTGGAGTCAAAGAAAACCATCTAAAAAATGAAGACATTGAGAACTTACACTCTACTGCGGATGTAGCTCCTGGCAAAGCTATGGAAAACTTGTCTTTATG TGATAAAGATGCAGCATCTCCTGCAATGCAAGCAGAGCACACAGATAATAAACAGCCCCAATCAGATTTGCCTGATGAAAATCCTCCCATAGATAGCCAAGTTTCCTCTTCTGATAATAATCATGGTCAGCCGAAGGACGGTAGTTTGCCTGCGGTGGGCCCACCCTTTCCAGTCATTCAAACTACTCCTAGCTATAGCTTTGGTTTCATGCCTCCCATGCTCGCGAATACCCTTTTGCAACCTGAACGATTTGAGTCTCAAGCTCACCTCTCAAGTTCGCTG GCATCTGTGACTCCACAGCAAATTCCTTTATTTCGCCAACCCTATCCTCCTATTCATATTCCTTACGGCCACTATTTGTCTCCTTTTTATGTGCCACCCAATATGCATCAATATTATGGCCACACTGCATTCCCCCCTCCTCCCCCAACTAGCAATGTGTTTCTACCTCCACCCTCCGCTACAGCAGCAACAAAAACTACTTCTGCACATTATAAACCAGGAGTCAATGCTGGAAATCAAGCTCCTAATGGAGTGCCAGCTGGTTATGGGGTCTACAACTCTTCTCAGGCAGCTATGACATCTGGAATTCCGACCACAAGTGGAGATCTTATGCCTACTGTTTCTAAGGACAACTATATGTACTCAGGGCAGCAG AGTGAAGGTTCAACCGTCTGGCTTCCTACACCAGGCCGGGACCCAGCTAGCTTCCCACTGAACTCATTCTTAAGCCACTTTCCTCCACAAGGACATCAAGGTCCCTTTGCTGTTTATCACACCCTGCAACCTATGCCCACTTTAGCACCCGGTCTTCCACTTCTCCAGCAGTCTCAACCAGTGATTGGACCAGTCGACTCAGTGGGGCCACCTTCCAACGGTTATCAGTCACACATCAATTGGAACATGTAG
- the LOC141619786 gene encoding GBF-interacting protein 1-like isoform X3 translates to MSNSNGGVSSSTSRVSIPNSMKKTILNIKEIAKNHSQEDIYAMLKECSMDPNETVQRLLHLDTFHQVKSKRGKKNEVVKSRPGEDSRWKPNHHVRGPRGARVNTSSQYSSSDTGGRLSNSTRKENGGEEVREKGLRNPPAPVVKKVDTVQPHHVEKPLPVPMNALVKMPNGNLGGGHDFNPDRKDTTATVDGTKQEASAHGPVDSGLGRTDSTSNSHPNQSDSRNVDKSPTSPSMVQTEVYKPENVLRDLPATENNHGTDRISVVKPSSPWGVGPLQGVEDGNSKLVKVRFYQGQHVIIPDHIQVPDAVKNALSFGSINASFGVKENHLKNEDIENLHSTADVAPGKAMENLSLCDKDAASPAMQAEHTDNKQPQSDLPDENPPIDSQVSSSDNNHGQPKDGSLPAVGPPFPVIQTTPSYSFGFMPPMLANTLLQPERFESQAHLSSSLSEGSATVSSPSLTPPLTQSSGVGQASVTPQQIPLFRQPYPPIHIPYGHYLSPFYVPPNMHQYYGHTAFPPPPPTSNVFLPPPSATAATKTTSAHYKPGVNAGNQAPNGVPAGYGVYNSSQAAMTSGIPTTSGDLMPTVSKDNYMYSGQQSEGSTVWLPTPGRDPASFPLNSFLSHFPPQGHQGPFAVYHTLQPMPTLAPGLPLLQQSQPVIGPVDSVGPPSNGYQSHINWNM, encoded by the exons ATGAGCAATAGCAATGGCGGTGTTTCTTCTTCAACTTCTAGGGTTTCGATCCCAAACAGCATGAAAAAAACTATCTTAAACATCAAAGAGATCGCTAAAAACCATAGCCAGGAGGACATCTATGCTATGCTTAAGGAGTGTTCTATGGATCCTAATGAAACTGTTCAACGCCTCCTTCATCTCG ATACATTTCACCAGGTTAAAAGTAAGCGCGGCAAGAAAAATGAG GTTGTGAAGAGCAGACCAGGTGAAGATTCTAGGTGGAAACCTAATCATCATGTGCGAGGGCCTAGGGGTGCTCGAGTTAACACTTCTTCTCAGTATAGCTCTAGTG ATACTGGAGGTCGGTTGAGTAATTCCACTAGGAAAGAAAATGGAGGGGAAGAAGTTAGAGAAAAAGGTTTGAGGAACCCACCTGCTCCTGTTGTAAAGAAAGTAGATACTGTTCAGCCACATCATGTGGAGAA ACCATTGCCTGTTCCGATGAACGCGCTAGTAAAGATGCCTAATGGTAATCTAGGCGGTGGGCATGATTTCAATCCCGATCGAAAAGATACCACAGCCACAG TTGATGGCACTAAACAGGAAGCAAGTGCTCACGGACCTGTTGATTCTGGTCTGGGTAGGACTGATTCTACAAGCAATAGTCATCCGAATCAATCTGACTCTCGAAATGTGGATAAATCTCCAACATCCCCATCAATGGTTCAGACAGAAGTTTACAAACCTGAAAATGTTTTGAGAGACTTGCCTGCGACTGAGAATAATCACGGTACTGACAGAATCTCTGTTGTTAAGCCTTCCTCACCTTGGGGTGTTGGCCCACTGCAAG gTGTGGAGGACGGAAACTCAAAACTAGTAAAGGTGAGATTCTATCAGGGCCAACATGTCATCATTCCTGATCACATTCAGGTCCCAGATGCTGTTAAGAATGCGTTAAGTTTTGGTAGCATTAATGCAAGTTTTGGAGTCAAAGAAAACCATCTAAAAAATGAAGACATTGAGAACTTACACTCTACTGCGGATGTAGCTCCTGGCAAAGCTATGGAAAACTTGTCTTTATG TGATAAAGATGCAGCATCTCCTGCAATGCAAGCAGAGCACACAGATAATAAACAGCCCCAATCAGATTTGCCTGATGAAAATCCTCCCATAGATAGCCAAGTTTCCTCTTCTGATAATAATCATGGTCAGCCGAAGGACGGTAGTTTGCCTGCGGTGGGCCCACCCTTTCCAGTCATTCAAACTACTCCTAGCTATAGCTTTGGTTTCATGCCTCCCATGCTCGCGAATACCCTTTTGCAACCTGAACGATTTGAGTCTCAAGCTCACCTCTCAAGTTCGCTG AGTGAAGGTTCGGCAACAGTTTCTTCTCCATCATTAACGCCGCCTCTAACACAGTCTTCTGGTGTAGGGCAGGCATCTGTGACTCCACAGCAAATTCCTTTATTTCGCCAACCCTATCCTCCTATTCATATTCCTTACGGCCACTATTTGTCTCCTTTTTATGTGCCACCCAATATGCATCAATATTATGGCCACACTGCATTCCCCCCTCCTCCCCCAACTAGCAATGTGTTTCTACCTCCACCCTCCGCTACAGCAGCAACAAAAACTACTTCTGCACATTATAAACCAGGAGTCAATGCTGGAAATCAAGCTCCTAATGGAGTGCCAGCTGGTTATGGGGTCTACAACTCTTCTCAGGCAGCTATGACATCTGGAATTCCGACCACAAGTGGAGATCTTATGCCTACTGTTTCTAAGGACAACTATATGTACTCAGGGCAGCAG AGTGAAGGTTCAACCGTCTGGCTTCCTACACCAGGCCGGGACCCAGCTAGCTTCCCACTGAACTCATTCTTAAGCCACTTTCCTCCACAAGGACATCAAGGTCCCTTTGCTGTTTATCACACCCTGCAACCTATGCCCACTTTAGCACCCGGTCTTCCACTTCTCCAGCAGTCTCAACCAGTGATTGGACCAGTCGACTCAGTGGGGCCACCTTCCAACGGTTATCAGTCACACATCAATTGGAACATGTAG
- the LOC141619786 gene encoding GBF-interacting protein 1-like isoform X4, giving the protein MSNSNGGVSSSTSRVSIPNSMKKTILNIKEIAKNHSQEDIYAMLKECSMDPNETVQRLLHLDTFHQVKSKRGKKNEVVKSRPGEDSRWKPNHHVRGPRGARVNTSSQYSSSDTGGRLSNSTRKENGGEEVREKGLRNPPAPVVKKVDTVQPHHVEKPLPVPMNALVKMPNGNLGGGHDFNPDRKDTTATVDGTKQEASAHGPVDSGLGRTDSTSNSHPNQSDSRNVDKSPTSPSMVQTEVYKPENVLRDLPATENNHGTDRISVVKPSSPWGVGPLQGVEDGNSKLVKVRFYQGQHVIIPDHIQVPDAVKNALSFGSINASFGVKENHLKNEDIENLHSTADVAPGKAMENLSLCDKDAASPAMQAEHTDNKQPQSDLPDENPPIDSQVSSSDNNHGQPKDGSLPAVGPPFPVIQTTPSYSFGFMPPMLANTLLQPERFESQAHLSSSLASVTPQQIPLFRQPYPPIHIPYGHYLSPFYVPPNMHQYYGHTAFPPPPPTSNVFLPPPSATAATKTTSAHYKPGVNAGNQAPNGVPAGYGVYNSSQAAMTSGIPTTSGDLMPTVSKDNYMYSGQQSEGSTVWLPTPGRDPASFPLNSFLSHFPPQGHQGPFAVYHTLQPMPTLAPGLPLLQQSQPVIGPVDSVGPPSNGYQSHINWNM; this is encoded by the exons ATGAGCAATAGCAATGGCGGTGTTTCTTCTTCAACTTCTAGGGTTTCGATCCCAAACAGCATGAAAAAAACTATCTTAAACATCAAAGAGATCGCTAAAAACCATAGCCAGGAGGACATCTATGCTATGCTTAAGGAGTGTTCTATGGATCCTAATGAAACTGTTCAACGCCTCCTTCATCTCG ATACATTTCACCAGGTTAAAAGTAAGCGCGGCAAGAAAAATGAG GTTGTGAAGAGCAGACCAGGTGAAGATTCTAGGTGGAAACCTAATCATCATGTGCGAGGGCCTAGGGGTGCTCGAGTTAACACTTCTTCTCAGTATAGCTCTAGTG ATACTGGAGGTCGGTTGAGTAATTCCACTAGGAAAGAAAATGGAGGGGAAGAAGTTAGAGAAAAAGGTTTGAGGAACCCACCTGCTCCTGTTGTAAAGAAAGTAGATACTGTTCAGCCACATCATGTGGAGAA ACCATTGCCTGTTCCGATGAACGCGCTAGTAAAGATGCCTAATGGTAATCTAGGCGGTGGGCATGATTTCAATCCCGATCGAAAAGATACCACAGCCACAG TTGATGGCACTAAACAGGAAGCAAGTGCTCACGGACCTGTTGATTCTGGTCTGGGTAGGACTGATTCTACAAGCAATAGTCATCCGAATCAATCTGACTCTCGAAATGTGGATAAATCTCCAACATCCCCATCAATGGTTCAGACAGAAGTTTACAAACCTGAAAATGTTTTGAGAGACTTGCCTGCGACTGAGAATAATCACGGTACTGACAGAATCTCTGTTGTTAAGCCTTCCTCACCTTGGGGTGTTGGCCCACTGCAAG gTGTGGAGGACGGAAACTCAAAACTAGTAAAGGTGAGATTCTATCAGGGCCAACATGTCATCATTCCTGATCACATTCAGGTCCCAGATGCTGTTAAGAATGCGTTAAGTTTTGGTAGCATTAATGCAAGTTTTGGAGTCAAAGAAAACCATCTAAAAAATGAAGACATTGAGAACTTACACTCTACTGCGGATGTAGCTCCTGGCAAAGCTATGGAAAACTTGTCTTTATG TGATAAAGATGCAGCATCTCCTGCAATGCAAGCAGAGCACACAGATAATAAACAGCCCCAATCAGATTTGCCTGATGAAAATCCTCCCATAGATAGCCAAGTTTCCTCTTCTGATAATAATCATGGTCAGCCGAAGGACGGTAGTTTGCCTGCGGTGGGCCCACCCTTTCCAGTCATTCAAACTACTCCTAGCTATAGCTTTGGTTTCATGCCTCCCATGCTCGCGAATACCCTTTTGCAACCTGAACGATTTGAGTCTCAAGCTCACCTCTCAAGTTCGCTG GCATCTGTGACTCCACAGCAAATTCCTTTATTTCGCCAACCCTATCCTCCTATTCATATTCCTTACGGCCACTATTTGTCTCCTTTTTATGTGCCACCCAATATGCATCAATATTATGGCCACACTGCATTCCCCCCTCCTCCCCCAACTAGCAATGTGTTTCTACCTCCACCCTCCGCTACAGCAGCAACAAAAACTACTTCTGCACATTATAAACCAGGAGTCAATGCTGGAAATCAAGCTCCTAATGGAGTGCCAGCTGGTTATGGGGTCTACAACTCTTCTCAGGCAGCTATGACATCTGGAATTCCGACCACAAGTGGAGATCTTATGCCTACTGTTTCTAAGGACAACTATATGTACTCAGGGCAGCAG AGTGAAGGTTCAACCGTCTGGCTTCCTACACCAGGCCGGGACCCAGCTAGCTTCCCACTGAACTCATTCTTAAGCCACTTTCCTCCACAAGGACATCAAGGTCCCTTTGCTGTTTATCACACCCTGCAACCTATGCCCACTTTAGCACCCGGTCTTCCACTTCTCCAGCAGTCTCAACCAGTGATTGGACCAGTCGACTCAGTGGGGCCACCTTCCAACGGTTATCAGTCACACATCAATTGGAACATGTAG